DNA sequence from the Nitrospirota bacterium genome:
TAGAAGCCGGAAATGACATCCCATATCGGCGGCTCCGCAACCGTGTGCTCGTCTCTGGTCCCCTTGAGATGGTTGAGGAAGGTGATCTTCTTCGACGCGAAATCGAAGAGCGTCTCTTTGTCGCTGCGGTACTTGCCTTCGCGCTGTTTTATCTTGAAATGCGCCGGAACGCCCCCGACGATCCTGCTCTCCGAAAAATCCTCCACCTTGTAGAACGCCGAGATGACGGGAGCGGAGCGCACCCTCGAGGTGATGGTGACCTCGTCCTCGCTGCTGACCGCATCGAGAACAGCGCTGCCCACGTAGATCCCTGCCCAGTAGATATCGAAGGCGAGTCGCTCCTGGAATGCTGTTTTTAAAAGAGGAGCAAGCGCTTCGACTTTCTGCTGCTCTGCAGCAGCCGGTTCAGCGGTATTCCCGGCGCTTTGTGGAAGAGCTTCGGCATCCTTCGGCTCCGTGCGGCTTATGTGCTCTCCGGGAGGCTGGTCACCAACGCTGCTCTCTTCTCCGCTAAGGCGTGTTTCTTCCTTCTTAACAGGAGGGCCGGCATTCTTTTCCTCTGAGGATGATTCACCGGATGTGCTCATCAGGGGCATGGGTACCGGAGCTGATAAAGAGGGTTCCTTGCCACCTTTATCGGTAACGGGCCGGTCTTCTGCTACCAATCGCGCTAAGAGTAGTGTTGTAGAAAGGGGGGCAGGAAGCATGAATCCCCCGCGCGACGTGACGCCTGCGATAACGAAGAGATGCAGTGCCACGGAGAGGACAAGAGGAACGAGAAGGGGAATAACGATTTTTTGGGACACTCTCATAGAGAAAACCATATCCGGCGCATTTTTACTTATTTTAACTCCATTCCTGATAAAACGCCTCCCTTTTTATTCCTCATGCCCCTGTCTTCATGGAGAGCGTTAAAGGTAACACCAAGTAAAGATTCACCTGCAAGCACCGATAAAAGCACTAGTATGCTTGCATTATACTGATGCTACTTATCGTAACGCAAGAGCTCCTTGAGCTCAGAGACGCGGGGGAGAAAACTACGTGCACGGCAACGCACGTCACACAACAGGGAGGATGGAATGACAGGGGA
Encoded proteins:
- a CDS encoding DUF3108 domain-containing protein, with amino-acid sequence MSTSGESSSEEKNAGPPVKKEETRLSGEESSVGDQPPGEHISRTEPKDAEALPQSAGNTAEPAAAEQQKVEALAPLLKTAFQERLAFDIYWAGIYVGSAVLDAVSSEDEVTITSRVRSAPVISAFYKVEDFSESRIVGGVPAHFKIKQREGKYRSDKETLFDFASKKITFLNHLKGTRDEHTVAEPPIWDVISGFYYLRTQTLEIGKPVYIDVFDSNKFIKVEVKVLAKEQAELPGGGDVETIKVQPVLTTDGLFKKSGDIFIWLTNDERKIPVRVETKVPIGTVTAKLKSLDAGHANE